The Cucumis melo cultivar AY chromosome 6, USDA_Cmelo_AY_1.0, whole genome shotgun sequence genome includes a region encoding these proteins:
- the LOC103483349 gene encoding AT-hook motif nuclear-localized protein 7-like — MEEREAINAGVTVIGAEAPSAYHVAPRTDNPPPAGGGGSPTVAASPVSVGLPGSGTTGKKKRGRPRKYGPDGTVTMALSPLPLSSSAPAAGGFSITKRGKGRLGGSEFKHHKKMGMEYIGEWNACSVGTNFMPHIITVNAGEDVTMKIISFSQQGPRAICILSANGVISNVTLRQPDSSGGTLTYEGRFEILSLSGSFMPTENQGTRSRSGGMSVSLASPDGRVVGGGVAGLLIAASPVQVVVGSFLPTSQQEQKVKKQKPPESVPTAAPGSVPSTAPATAMPASNADTEDNLNGNGVQNPGSLKPAGFAPSPFQRDNWGTNAAVHSLQEPRNSATDINISLPG; from the exons ATGGAAGAGAGAGAAGCTATAAATGCAGGAGTAACAGTGATAGGAGCCGAAGCTCCGTCGGCTTATCATGTGGCTCCGAGAACCGATAACCCGCCGCCGGCAGGCGGCGGCGGTTCACCAACGGTCGCCGCCTCGCCAGTAAGCGTGGGGCTACCCGGAAGTGGAACCACAGGGAAAAAGAAGCGGGGTAGACCTAGAAAATACGGTCCAGATGGAACGGTAACGATGGCATTGTCGCCATTGCCGCTTTCTTCCTCGGCTCCGGCAGCCGGTGGCTTCTCCATTACTAAGCGGGGGAAGGGCCGGCTCGGTGGCTCGGAATTCAAGCATCACAAGAAAATGGGAATGGAATATATAG GAGAATGGAATGCGTGTTCAGTCGGGACAAATTTCATGCCTCATATCATCACGGTCAATGCTGGCGAG GACGTCACTATGAAGATCATATCATTTTCCCAACAAGGTCCTCGAGCAATCTGTATTCTTTCTGCCAACGGAGTAATTTCTAATGTTACTCTTCGGCAGCCCGATTCTTCGGGTGGTACTTTAACATATGAG GGTCGTTTCGAGATACTTTCTTTGTCTGGATCATTCATGCCCACTGAAAATCAAGGAACAAGAAGCAGGTCGGGTGGGATGAGCGTCTCCTTGGCAAGCCCCGACGGTCGTGTTGTTGGGGGAGGGGTAGCTGGTTTACTCATAGCTGCAAGCCCAGTTCAG GTTGTAGTAGGGAGTTTCCTACCAACTAGCCAACAGGAGCAGAAGGTAAAGAAGCAGAAGCCACCTGAGTCAGTACCAACTGCAGCCCCTGGTTCAGTCCCGAGCACGGCACCAGCCACCGCTATGCCTGCTTCCAATGCTGACACAGAGGACAATTTAAATGGGAATGGTGTGCAAAATCCCGGGTCATTGAAACCAGCTGGTTTTGCTCCTTCGCCTTTCCAAAGAGATAATTGGGGTACCAACGCTGCTGTGCATTCCTTGCAGGAGCCGAGAAATTCCGCTACCGACATCAATATATCGCTGCCAGGCTAA
- the LOC103483350 gene encoding proteasome subunit beta type-1 — protein MTKQQANWSPYDNNGGSCVAIAGADYCVIAADTRLSTGYNILTRDYSKICKLADKAVMASSGFQADVKALQKVLSARHLTYQHQHNKQMSCPAMAQLLSNTLYFKRFFPYYAFNVLGGLDSEGKGCVFTYDAVGSYERVGYSAQGSGSTLITPFLDNQLKSPSPLLLPAQDSSTPLSEAEAIDLVKTVFASATERDIYTGDKLEIVVLNADGLRREYMDLRKD, from the exons ATGACGAAGCAGCAAGCTAACTGGTCTCCTTACGACAACAATGGCGG ATCCTGTGTTGCGATTGCCGGTGCCGATTACTGTGTAATCGCCGCTGATACTCGGTTGTCTACGGGTTACAACATTCTCACTCGCGATTACTCCAAAATTTGTAAGCT GGCTGACAAAGCTGTGATGGCCTCTTCTGGTTTTCAAGCTGATGTGAAAGCCTTACAAAAGGTTTTGTCAGCTAGGCATTTG ACCTACCAACATCAGCACAACAAGCAAATGAGCTGCCCTGCGATGGCTCAACTGCTCTCAAATACATTGTACTTCAAACGGTTCTTTCCTTATTATGCTTTTAATGTTTTGGGCGGGCTCGATAGCGAAG GAAAGGGTTGTGTCTTCACCTACGATGCTGTTGGTTCATATGAGAGAGTTGGGTACAGTGCCCAGGGTTCGGGTTCCACCCTAATTACCCCCTTTTTAGATAACCAACTGAAGTCTCCAAGCCCTCTATTATTGCCTGCACAG GATTCTTCAACGCCTCTTTCAGAAGCTGAAGCAATTGACTTGGTGAAAACCGTTTTTGCATCTGCTACCGAGAGGGATATCTACACC GGTGACAAACTCGAAATCGTTGTTCTTAATGCCGATGGTCTTCGCCGTGAATACATGGATCTCCGAAAAGATTAG